From Cardiocondyla obscurior isolate alpha-2009 linkage group LG09, Cobs3.1, whole genome shotgun sequence, one genomic window encodes:
- the LOC139105601 gene encoding uncharacterized protein produces MLQLDEALTCGEVDKLKKIISSVQEKADMYKHQQTDIIMSDDDIIFKYQNAFKALKKRSVDTPRYICISCERLCYKTNISKVNNKIQTRRNNPIWNDLMAYIEKEKINSEYICRYCDKKFRSGLLPPYYILNNLLANNVPECISSLNEFEKILIQRAKAFQTVVKMGTVFHEVIPERQKIQKVKDSTFYLPLPLEKTFNKLCAKTDPINLNSELCILVRNIPTKSKVIWEDLVNLRKIYQASKWLTERNFLYSGIVLPDTHNQLNLGNFNNMTVTVTTNNILYIHYMKKKENKTATALYQMLKIQNVPLDNREKNLDLMCFPDLYPFGKNGQYDEERPIKLQKHEYIKCRLTSKYPQFRLNQQYLFYLLHRANIRQLNRGIYHKMNIIDSRSRYTAVEYLEAMSKELLKSNLNAIFSALRNTEQYWRRPRSDLDCMTRHYGPATWFLTLSPSEWLWDDLGEYIREVNGWQDCSLSTSVLVAKDPISTSRFLDNKFRAMIDFICSKDFPIGEVTHYFWRREYQSRGIQHFHLLIWIKNAPIFGESSVEVSKFILQYISCKKPDENIAPLLYSRVDKHQQHRHNDYCLRSKKVGRKVVRRCRFGFPRPVTKILYMRNVATAIAGRKQLKHKSRLYDLPRTKDEVDINDYNPVLLTAWERNMDIQFIGEKSTLLTWYITKYVNKAGKSELSDFNLENCKNNKSKSLASVLWNYSLRFLTNRECGALEAADTLLSIPLYGTDCNTTIKWLNVNRIRQKKLKSRKEIEALDEESTDLFCSALVDDYYPNRVEELESVSLYEFAQWYDVTTTEPKNNLIEYYKIDSSHFLKRRQRACLINHYKYNVETQPEDYFFSLLLMFKPWRNLNNLKDNFDTYAEAFEKAKLHLTEALQYHEKVQELQKAFENAKQLVQQTDEELQQKNVSQDDPDNPIGIQNIEVGEAMQDFKNLGEKTDKNIDVSDMIAKLNADQLRVFDRVTDTVRSNASILRLYVSGEGESGKSFLIKTIKCWIKQNLNKDTALTAPTGIAAFNIDGLTVHRLLQLPVERGQTPKYKPLSTHVLKVLRTELKNVVLFIINEVSMISNLTLWYIHLRLTEIFDTNDIEDGWFGKKHILLFDDLLQLPPVREDYIFMQLSNDKFNKCVGSLTAINLWTMLFHYDELIINMRQQEDDTYRQLLSRIRIGSLTKFDYAVLKNKKISFKGNSLESRLKELCDYINNCSSNIVCLLPTRHMCDTLNKAMLSCTDSKEILLIAKDAIDCTSYLKKKVLKVLSNNDDDSSKTAGLSKEIVIKIGAKVMIRRNIDATLGLVNGTIATVVSIVRDISTDCVEKIKLLLPSGLEYLIKRVNVKFEVVDKAFVVRKQFPLCLSYGITIHKSQGLSLQSAVIDIGNCIFNCGQTYVALSRVTSLKGLHLINFDPSAVTADEKAINEYNRLRYKYKPDVEIISIQRERHSKVKDIPWVLSKLVEAFQENGQQNQMLQINTTWVLRGFQNTNNVSCYANTVVQCLLHLNAIRKQLLNCDKSNILRMLMHRYEYRMSNLNTYDVRQDLGESFSMNEKLDALKFLTILCTRYECIRESVEHEVTSSTRCVICQYTKTICSNNLFISIPINNLKKKSYNLKELLDVTFAHWNQSETGSCENCTGNNILFKNELTLTKDIIIIHVALFSQKEDKVIKTKRNFNISSIPTTKVLVAGQSYKVINGIFYNGLSIDKGHYTNICREESSNSWIKIDDTQMRKRQWPKGAKDLYILFLQKIDRNKYI; encoded by the exons atgttacaattgGACGAAGCATTAACTTGTGGTGAAGTTGATaaactaaagaaaattataagttCAGTACAAGAAAAAGCAGATATGTACAAGCATCAGCAAACTGATATAATCATGAGCgatgatgatattatttttaaatatcaaaatgcgtttaaagctTTAAAGAAACGTTCTGTTGATACAccacgatatatttgtatatcgtgtgaaagactttgttacaagacaaatatttctaaagttaataataaaattcaaacacGTAGAAATAATCCAATTTGGAATGATTTAATGGCAtatatagagaaagaaaaaattaattctgaataCATATGTCGttattgtgataaaaaatttcgtagcGGTTTGTTGCCTCCTTATTacattctaaataatttacttgcaAATAATGTACCCGAGTGTATATCGTCTCTTAacgaatttgagaaaatactcATACAGAGAGCTAAAGCTTTTCAGACTGTGGTGAAAATGGGAACAGTTTTTCATGAAGTTATTCctgaaagacaaaaaatacaaaaggtTAAAGattcaactttttatttaccaCTTCCTCtagaaaaaacttttaataaattatgtgcaAAAACTGatccgataaatttaaattccgaATTGTGTATTTTAGTTCGAAATATTCCAACTAAGTCAAAAGTTATTTGGGAAGATTtagtaaatttaagaaaaatatatcaagcttCAAAATGGCTGACAGAacgtaactttttatattctggaATCGTATTGCCTGATACtcataatcaattaaatttaggaaattttaataat ATGACAGTGACAGTTACTACGaacaatatactatatatccattatatgaaaaaaaaagaaaataaaactgctaCTGCTTTatatcaaatgttaaaaattcaaaatgttcctttggataatcgtgaaaagaatttggatttgatgtgttttccagatttatatcCATTCGGTAAAAATGGTCAATATGATGAAGAAAGGCCGATCAAACTTCAAAAgcatgaatatattaaatgtcgtttgaCGTCTAAGTATCCACAATTTAGATTGAATCAACagtacttattttatttgttacatagggcaaatattcgtcagttaaatcgtggaatttatcataaaatgaatataattgattcaCGAAGCCGTTATACGGCTGTTGAATATTTAGAAGCTATGTCGAAAGAATTGTTGAAGTCTAATTTAAATGCTATATTCTCTGCACTTCGAAATACAGAGCAATATTGGCGTCGACCGAGAAGCGATTTAGATTGTATGACACGACATTATGGACCTGCAACATGGTTCTTAACGTTAAGTCCTAGTGAATGGTTATGGGAcgatttaggtgaatatattcGCGAAGTTAATGGATGGCAAGATTGTTCATTGAGTACCAGTGTACTTGTTGCTAAAGATCCTATATCAACATCCAGATTTTTGGAcaataaatttcgagcgatgatagattttatttgttcgaaagattttccgatCGGAGAAGTAACGCACTATTTTTGGCGACGAGAATATCAAAGTAGAGGTATACAACAtttccatttattaatttggataaaaaatgcgccaatttttggagaatcttctgtagaagtttcaaaatttattttacaatacattAGTTGCAAGAAGCCAGATGAAAATATTGCACCATTATTGTACAGTCGTGTTGATAAGCATCAACAACACAGACATAATGATTACTGTCTACGTTcaaaaaaagtaggacgaaaAGTTGTTCGTAGGTGTCGTTTCGGATTTCCACGACCTGTTactaaaatattgtatatgaGAAATGTAGCAACTGCAATAGCAGGtagaaagcaattgaaacataaaagtagattGTATGATCTTCCTCGAACGAAAGATGaagttgatattaatgattataatcccGTGCTCCTTACTGCATGGGAAAGAAAtatggatatacaatttattggtgAAAAGTCGACATTATTAACATGGTATATTACtaagtatgtaaataaagcaggaAAAAGTGAATTGTCTGACTTTAATCTTGAGaattgtaagaataataaaagtaaatcatTGGCCAGTGTTCTTTGGAATTATAGTTTACGATTTTTAACTAATAGAGAATGTGGAGCTCTTGAAGCTGCAGATACATTATTAAGTATTCCTTTATATGGAACAGATTGTAATACAACTATTAAATGGTTGAATGTTAATCGTATacgacagaaaaaattaaaaagtcgtaaagaGATTGAAGCTCTAGATGAAGAAtccacagatttattttgttcGGCTTTAGTAGATGATTATTATCCAAATAGAGTGGAAGAATTGGAATCAGTGTCTCTTTACGAGTTCGCACAGTGGTATGATGTCACGACAACTGAGCCAAAgaacaatttaattgaatattataaaatagacagtagtcattttcttaaacgaagaCAACGAGCATGTcttattaatcattataaatacaatgttgaaacacagcctgaagattatttcttttctttacttcttatgtttaaaccatggcgaaatttaaacaatcttaaagataattttgacACTTATGCGgaagcatttgaaaaagcaaaattacatcttacagaggcattgcaatatcacgaaaaagtacaagaattgcaaaaagcatttgaaaatgcaaaacagttgGTTCAGCAAACCGATgaagaattacaacaaaagaatGTGTCTCAGGATGATCCTGATAATCCAATCGGCATTCAAAATATAGAAGTTGGTGAAGCGAtgcaagattttaaaaatcttggTGAAAAAACAGATAAGAATATCGATGTTTCTGACAtgatagcaaaattaaatgctgATCAACTAAGAGTATTTGATAGAGTCACTGATACTGTAAGGTCGAATGCTTCGATATTACGCTTATATGTCAGTGGAGAAGGTGAAAGTGgtaaaagtttcttaattaaaacaattaaatgttggATTAAACAGAATCTCAACAAAGATACCGCTTTAACAGCACCTACTGGTATAGCAGCGTTTAATATTGATGGTTTGACAGTTCATAGATTACTTCAATTACCTGTTGAACGTGGTCAGACTCCAAAGTACAAACCATTGTCTACTCATGtgttaaaagttttacgaacTGAACTCAAAAATGTTGttctctttataattaatgaagtGTCAATGATATCCAATTTGACTTTATGGTATATACATCTTCGATTAActgaaatatttgatacaaatgaCATTGAAGATGGTTGGTTCGGTAAAAaacacattcttttatttgacGATTTACTTCAATTGCCTCCTGTACGTGaagattacatttttatgcaattGTCAAATGACAAATTTAACAAATGCGTTGGTTCATTAACTGCTATTAATTTGTGGACTATGTTATTTCATTacgatgaattaattattaatatgcgtCAGCAAGAAGACGATACTTATAGGCAATTGTTGTCGAGAATTCGTATTGGTTCATTAACAAAGTTTGATTATGccgtacttaaaaataaaaaaatatctttcaaagGTAATTCTTTGGAATCCAGATTAAAGGAATTAtgtgattatattaataattgttcatcgAATATTGTTTGTCTATTGCCTACACGTCATATGTGTGACACTCTTAATAAAGCTATGTTAAGTTGCACTGATTCGAAAGAGATATTACTAATTGCTAAAGATGCAATTGACTGtacttcatatttaaaaaaaaaagtattaaaagtattatcaaataatgacgatgatagttctaaaactgctggactttcaaaagaaattgtaattaaaattggagcaaAAGTTATGATAAGGCGTAATATTGATGCTACTTTGGGTCTGGTAAACGGTACAATAGCTACAGTAGTTTCAATTGTACGAGATATATCTACCGATTGTGtagaaaaaatcaaattacttttaccttcaggattagaatatttgattaaaagaGTGAACGTCAAATTTGAAGTGGTGGATAAAGCATTTGttgtaagaaaacaatttccacTGTGTTTGAGTTATGGAATAACTATTCATAAAAGTCAAGGATTGAGTTTACAGAGTGCTGTTATTGACATAGgcaattgtatatttaattgcggTCAAACTTATGTAGCATTATCTCGAGTAACATCTTTGAAAGGATtacatttgattaattttgatcCTTCAGCAGTGACAGCTGACGAAAAAGCTATTAACGAGTATAATCGGCTAAGATATAAATACAAACCAGacgtagaaataatttctattcaaAGAGAACGTCATTCCaaagtgaaagatattccATGGGTATTGTCGAAACTAGTCGAAGCCTTTCAAGAGAATGGTCAGCAAAAtcaaatgttacaaataaataccacTTGGGTTTTACGTGGTTttcaaaatacaaataatgttTCATGTTACGCTAATACAGTTGTACAATGTCTATTGCATTTAAATGCCATTAGAAAGCAATTgcttaattgtgataaatcaaatattttacgtatgttAATGCATCGATATGAATATAGaatgagtaatttaaatacatatgatgTTCGACAAGATTTAGGAGAATCGTTTTCAATGAACGAAAAACTAGATGCATTAAAGTTTCTAACAATTTTGTGTACAAGGTACGAGTGTATAAGAGAATCAGTAGAGCATGAGGTTACTTCTTCTACTCGGTgtgttatttgtcaatatacaaaaacaatttgttctaataatttatttatttcaatacctattaataatttgaagaaaaaaagctaTAACTTGAAAGAGTTATTAGATGTTACATTTGCACATTGGAATCAATCAGAAACCGGGTCATGTGAAAATTGTAcaggaaataatatattgtttaaaaatgaattaacattaacaaaagatataattattattcatgttgcattattttcgcaaaaagaagataaagtaataaaaacaaaacgtaaCTTTAATATATCTTCTATTCCAACGACTAAAGTACTGGTAGCTGGACAAtcatataaagttataaatggtatattttataatggtTTAAGTATTGATAAAGgacattatacaaatatttgtagaGAAGAATCATCTAATAGTTGGATCAAAATTGATGACACGCAAATGAGAAAAAGACAATGGCCCAAAGGTGCTAAAgatctttatatactttttttacaaaaaattgatagaaataaatatatttaa